Proteins from a genomic interval of Stenotrophomonas sp. 24(2023):
- a CDS encoding Fur family transcriptional regulator — MSAKTACTAPHHHVHDASAFVAVVERVCRERGLRLTPIRANVLRLIAEAGKPVKAYELLEWVRSGKGVGADAPPTVYRALDFLMANGFVHKLESVNAFVACHHPSSAAHSVPFLICNSCHSAVELEDRDIVTQLEKRAKELGFQPQAQTLEVHGLCARCAG, encoded by the coding sequence ATGTCCGCCAAAACCGCCTGTACTGCCCCGCACCACCACGTGCACGACGCCTCGGCGTTCGTGGCGGTGGTCGAACGGGTGTGCCGTGAACGCGGGCTGCGCCTGACCCCGATCCGGGCCAACGTGCTGCGGCTGATCGCCGAGGCCGGCAAGCCGGTCAAGGCCTACGAGCTGCTGGAATGGGTGCGCAGCGGCAAGGGCGTGGGCGCCGATGCCCCGCCCACCGTGTACCGCGCGCTGGATTTCCTGATGGCCAACGGCTTCGTGCACAAGCTGGAATCGGTCAACGCGTTCGTCGCCTGCCATCACCCCAGCAGCGCGGCGCATTCGGTGCCGTTCCTGATCTGCAACAGCTGCCACAGCGCGGTGGAGCTGGAAGACCGCGACATCGTCACCCAGCTGGAAAAGCGGGCGAAGGAACTGGGCTTCCAGCCGCAGGCACAGACCCTGGAAGTGCACGGGCTGTGCGCCCGCTGCGCGGGGTAA
- a CDS encoding HlyD family secretion protein, with protein MSSQPPRPDDTDTVNPPPPTDAAPAPSTPVPPGAPVPKYLTPTTRAVVVMVLVALVGIALILRAWHFWPFTSPVMVTDNAYVRGQITVLAPQVNGYVTEVLVKDFQHVRQGEPLLRIDDRIYAQRVAQAQAALASAQAALANSDQSQAQNRAQIASAKATLSAGQSELQRSRGELKRYEELAAQRLVSINDRDKFRTGQAAAQASVQQGQAQIRIAEETLIATQVARKGLEAQVENARAQLELARIDLANTVIHAPRDGQVSEASVRVGQYVSAGSQLLFLVPETLWVVANYKEGQTWQMRIGQPATFAVDAFKGERLHGHVEQIAPATGSEFSVLRPDNASGNFTKVVQRLPVRIRIDPDQPLAARLRPGMSVIARVDTSVEPASEPGSTPAR; from the coding sequence ATGTCCTCGCAACCACCGCGCCCCGACGACACCGACACCGTGAACCCGCCGCCGCCGACCGATGCGGCGCCGGCCCCGAGCACACCTGTGCCGCCCGGAGCGCCGGTGCCCAAGTACCTCACCCCGACCACCCGCGCGGTGGTGGTGATGGTGCTGGTGGCCCTGGTGGGCATCGCGCTGATCCTGCGCGCCTGGCATTTCTGGCCATTCACCAGCCCGGTGATGGTCACCGACAACGCCTACGTGCGGGGCCAGATCACCGTGCTCGCGCCGCAGGTGAACGGCTATGTCACCGAGGTCCTGGTGAAAGATTTCCAGCACGTCCGGCAGGGCGAACCACTGCTGCGCATCGACGATCGTATCTATGCCCAGCGCGTGGCGCAGGCGCAGGCCGCATTGGCCAGCGCGCAGGCGGCACTGGCCAATTCGGACCAGTCGCAGGCGCAGAACCGCGCGCAGATCGCCTCGGCCAAGGCCACACTGTCGGCCGGGCAGTCGGAACTGCAGCGGTCGCGTGGCGAGCTCAAGCGCTATGAGGAACTGGCCGCACAGCGCCTGGTTTCCATCAACGATCGCGACAAGTTCCGCACCGGCCAGGCCGCAGCGCAGGCCAGCGTGCAGCAGGGCCAGGCGCAGATCCGCATCGCCGAGGAAACCCTCATCGCCACCCAGGTCGCACGCAAGGGCCTGGAAGCACAGGTGGAAAACGCCCGCGCACAGCTGGAACTGGCCCGCATCGATCTGGCCAACACGGTCATCCACGCCCCGCGCGACGGCCAGGTCAGCGAGGCCAGCGTGCGCGTGGGCCAGTACGTCAGCGCCGGCTCGCAGCTGCTGTTCCTGGTGCCCGAAACGCTGTGGGTCGTGGCCAACTACAAGGAGGGCCAGACCTGGCAGATGCGCATCGGCCAACCGGCCACCTTCGCGGTGGATGCGTTCAAGGGCGAACGCCTGCACGGGCACGTGGAGCAGATCGCCCCGGCCACCGGCTCGGAATTCAGCGTGCTGCGCCCGGACAATGCCAGCGGCAACTTCACCAAGGTCGTGCAGCGATTGCCGGTGCGCATCCGTATCGACCCGGATCAGCCGCTGGCGGCACGGCTGCGCCCCGGCATGTCGGTGATCGCACGGGTGGATACCTCGGTGGAACCCGCATCGGAGCCGGGTTCGACACCGGCACGGTAG
- a CDS encoding MFS transporter has product MAQPYLKPIPDWEEHEKPTLPGSASMPWHPPHRRVAYALVSLLVAITGGLGTALVTANLPFLQGQLGLTPAQGSWLVAAYAMVNVTVNLLAFKFRQQFGIRLFAEIGLGLYAALAVLHLFVGSFETTLLMRAASGFAGAACSTLCTLYMLQSLPRRYTGNLLVVGVGLSQLAIPVAWLVSPGLVDTGQWHQLYFFEAGLALCAFAAVVVLKLPPGVQIKAFEPLDFLTFALLAPAVALLVVVLAQGYIRWWVDTPWLGWALIASIVLSTTAFVIEHYRRNPLLQTRWLTRLPVLHFIVGAFLIRFLTTEQSYGVVNLMRTLGMGPDQLRPLFGVILAGVVVGIAASAITFGPKRLIAQLLLAILLLGSAAFLDQHRTSLDRPHDFYISQFLASIGAGMFMGPLIMLGITAALKQGADHIITFLVTLSITQTLGGLAGSAALGTFQLHREQLYSTALTSQLDPADPVVAQRLRVQQQLYAAQITDPVQRSAQGTAQLALTARREANVRAFNDVFTLSGWLALGFLGWLLLLSLRTAVLHQWRKRHRPFPPAPANAGAR; this is encoded by the coding sequence ATGGCCCAGCCGTATCTCAAGCCGATCCCCGACTGGGAAGAGCATGAGAAGCCCACCCTGCCCGGTTCGGCCTCGATGCCCTGGCATCCGCCGCACCGGCGGGTGGCCTATGCCCTGGTATCGCTGCTGGTGGCCATCACCGGCGGCCTGGGCACCGCGCTGGTCACCGCCAACCTGCCGTTCCTGCAGGGCCAGCTGGGGCTGACCCCGGCCCAGGGCAGCTGGCTGGTGGCAGCCTATGCGATGGTCAACGTGACCGTGAACCTGCTGGCCTTCAAGTTCCGCCAGCAGTTCGGCATCCGCCTGTTCGCCGAGATCGGCCTGGGGTTGTATGCCGCACTGGCAGTGCTGCACCTGTTCGTGGGCAGCTTCGAGACCACGCTGCTGATGCGTGCGGCCAGTGGGTTCGCCGGCGCGGCCTGTTCGACGCTGTGCACGCTGTACATGCTGCAGTCGCTGCCGCGGCGCTACACCGGCAACCTGCTGGTGGTGGGGGTTGGCCTGTCGCAGCTGGCCATCCCGGTAGCCTGGCTGGTCTCGCCGGGGCTGGTGGACACCGGCCAATGGCATCAGCTGTATTTCTTTGAAGCCGGGCTGGCGCTGTGCGCCTTCGCCGCCGTGGTGGTACTGAAGCTGCCACCAGGCGTGCAGATCAAGGCATTCGAGCCTCTGGACTTCCTCACCTTCGCCCTGCTCGCGCCTGCCGTGGCGCTGCTGGTGGTGGTGCTGGCACAGGGCTACATCCGGTGGTGGGTGGATACGCCGTGGCTGGGCTGGGCGCTGATTGCCTCCATCGTGCTGTCCACCACCGCCTTCGTCATCGAGCACTACCGGCGCAACCCGCTGCTGCAGACCCGCTGGCTGACCCGCCTGCCGGTGCTGCACTTCATCGTCGGTGCCTTCCTGATCCGCTTCCTGACCACCGAACAGTCCTACGGCGTGGTCAACCTGATGCGCACGCTGGGCATGGGGCCGGACCAGCTGCGCCCGCTGTTCGGCGTGATCCTGGCCGGGGTGGTGGTCGGCATCGCCGCCAGCGCGATCACCTTCGGGCCCAAGCGCCTGATCGCGCAGCTGCTGCTGGCGATCCTGCTGCTGGGCAGCGCCGCCTTCCTGGACCAGCACCGCACCAGCCTGGACCGCCCGCACGATTTCTACATCAGCCAGTTCCTCGCCTCGATCGGCGCGGGCATGTTCATGGGCCCGCTGATCATGCTGGGCATCACAGCCGCCCTCAAACAGGGCGCGGACCACATCATCACCTTCCTGGTCACACTGTCGATCACCCAGACCCTGGGGGGCCTGGCCGGCTCGGCGGCACTGGGCACGTTCCAGCTGCACCGCGAACAGCTGTATTCCACTGCGCTGACCAGCCAGCTCGACCCGGCCGACCCGGTGGTGGCCCAGCGCCTGCGCGTGCAGCAGCAGCTGTATGCCGCGCAGATCACCGATCCGGTGCAGCGCAGCGCGCAGGGCACCGCACAGCTGGCACTGACCGCCCGGCGCGAAGCCAACGTGCGCGCCTTCAACGATGTCTTCACCCTCAGCGGCTGGCTGGCGCTGGGTTTCCTGGGCTGGTTGCTGCTGCTGTCGCTGCGCACCGCCGTGCTGCACCAGTGGCGCAAGCGCCATCGGCCCTTCCCACCCGCGCCGGCCAACGCCGGCGCCCGATGA
- a CDS encoding TetR/AcrR family transcriptional regulator encodes MSPQRADAAARRALILDAADHVFGQHGVTAPLDLVVERAQVGRATLYRNFPDRTALIDALLQRAVQRIRRQVEQLGDRDDALFEVIEGMAQRIIDSPALADYWRAVDRDDPAMKAAREAVHSLLEPPIHRAIAAGLCRPDLASTDVSLISGMLGAALRGKTRDERADLARRALQLLRGGLQGPDCGER; translated from the coding sequence ATGAGCCCCCAACGTGCTGATGCCGCCGCCCGCCGCGCCCTGATCCTGGATGCCGCCGACCACGTGTTCGGCCAGCACGGGGTGACCGCGCCCCTGGACCTGGTGGTGGAGCGCGCCCAGGTCGGGCGGGCCACCCTGTACCGCAACTTCCCTGACCGCACCGCGCTGATCGACGCCCTGCTGCAGCGTGCCGTGCAGCGCATCCGCCGCCAGGTGGAACAGCTGGGTGACCGCGACGACGCCCTGTTCGAGGTGATCGAAGGCATGGCCCAGCGCATCATCGATTCACCGGCATTGGCCGACTACTGGCGCGCGGTGGACCGCGACGACCCTGCGATGAAAGCCGCGCGCGAGGCGGTCCACAGCCTGTTGGAGCCCCCCATCCATCGCGCCATCGCCGCCGGCCTGTGCCGGCCGGACCTGGCCTCGACGGATGTTTCACTGATCTCGGGCATGCTGGGTGCCGCCCTGCGCGGCAAGACCCGCGACGAGCGTGCCGACCTGGCCCGGCGCGCCCTGCAACTGCTGCGGGGGGGATTACAGGGGCCAGACTGCGGGGAGCGCTGA
- a CDS encoding MFS transporter, which translates to MSATRSTAARTPWGLLLAASGILMLTMAARQTTGLFVEPIHRDTGISIVQISFALAIGQLVWGAVQPVFGALADQRGPLPVLVGGGLLLALGLAIAPLLPGAWGLNISLGLLMSAGAGAGSFSVLIGATAHRLPAERRSFAAGLINAGGSLGQFVFAPILQLVISAAGWARGLWLMAVVTLFTLPMAWPLRRRAGDHAGGVAAADGGLRAQLRQAVREPSYWYLHLGFFTCGLHIAFLVTHLPGEIALCGLSPTVSSVSIALIGLFNIFGSLLVGALGQRFRMKWLLVLLYTSRAAMIAVYLAAPPTPTTFYVFAAVLGFTWLATVPPTAGLVGKLFGPRYLGTLFGLTLLSHQLGGFFGAWLGGVVLASTGDYMVMWYLDIGLALLAAVAHLPVREAPVAPPLAAG; encoded by the coding sequence ATGAGCGCCACCCGCAGCACTGCCGCGCGTACGCCCTGGGGCCTGCTGCTGGCTGCCTCCGGCATCCTGATGCTGACCATGGCTGCGCGGCAGACCACCGGCCTGTTCGTGGAACCGATCCACCGCGACACCGGCATCAGCATCGTGCAGATCAGCTTCGCGCTGGCCATCGGCCAGCTGGTCTGGGGCGCGGTGCAGCCGGTGTTCGGTGCCCTGGCCGACCAGCGTGGCCCGCTGCCGGTGCTGGTCGGTGGCGGCCTGCTGCTGGCGCTGGGGCTGGCCATCGCCCCACTGCTGCCCGGCGCCTGGGGCCTGAACATCAGCCTGGGCCTGCTGATGTCCGCCGGTGCCGGTGCCGGCAGTTTTTCGGTGCTGATCGGCGCCACCGCCCATCGCCTGCCGGCCGAGCGCCGCTCGTTCGCCGCCGGCCTGATCAATGCGGGTGGCTCGCTGGGTCAGTTCGTATTCGCGCCCATCCTGCAGCTGGTGATCAGCGCGGCAGGCTGGGCACGCGGCCTGTGGCTGATGGCGGTGGTCACCTTGTTCACCCTGCCGATGGCGTGGCCGCTGCGCCGTCGTGCCGGTGACCACGCCGGTGGCGTGGCCGCCGCCGACGGCGGCCTGCGCGCGCAGCTGCGCCAGGCCGTGCGCGAACCCAGCTACTGGTACCTGCATCTGGGCTTTTTCACCTGCGGCCTGCACATCGCCTTCCTGGTCACCCACCTGCCGGGCGAAATCGCCCTGTGCGGCCTGTCGCCCACGGTATCGTCGGTGTCGATCGCACTGATCGGCCTGTTCAACATCTTCGGCAGCCTGCTGGTCGGCGCGCTGGGCCAGCGCTTCCGCATGAAGTGGCTGCTGGTGCTGCTCTACACCAGCCGCGCGGCGATGATTGCGGTGTACCTGGCCGCGCCGCCCACGCCGACCACGTTCTATGTGTTCGCCGCCGTGCTGGGCTTCACCTGGCTGGCCACCGTCCCGCCCACCGCCGGACTGGTCGGCAAGCTGTTCGGCCCGCGCTACCTGGGCACGCTGTTCGGCCTGACCCTGCTGTCGCACCAGCTGGGGGGCTTCTTCGGCGCCTGGCTGGGCGGCGTGGTGCTGGCCAGCACCGGCGACTACATGGTCATGTGGTACCTGGACATCGGCCTGGCGCTGCTGGCCGCCGTCGCCCACCTGCCGGTCCGCGAGGCCCCCGTGGCACCGCCACTGGCGGCGGGCTGA
- a CDS encoding MarR family winged helix-turn-helix transcriptional regulator, which produces MTEPTSPCTCFQLRRAARRSTQLYDQHLAAAGLSLNAYSILRRARQPRPLGELAQALGMDRTTLTRNLKPLLAEGLLEQLPGPHDARQREVRLTADGQARLRRARPLWRRAQAAFEARFGERDNQHLLQLLERLEQRLAGVADA; this is translated from the coding sequence ATGACCGAACCCACCTCGCCCTGCACCTGCTTCCAGCTGCGCCGCGCCGCGCGCCGCAGCACCCAGCTGTATGACCAGCACCTGGCTGCGGCGGGGCTGAGCCTGAACGCCTATTCGATCCTGCGCCGTGCGCGGCAGCCGCGGCCGCTGGGCGAACTGGCGCAGGCCCTGGGCATGGACCGCACCACCCTCACCCGCAACCTCAAGCCGCTGCTGGCCGAAGGTCTGCTGGAACAACTGCCCGGGCCGCACGACGCGCGCCAGCGCGAGGTCCGCCTGACGGCCGATGGCCAGGCGCGGCTGCGCCGCGCACGCCCGCTGTGGCGCCGTGCGCAGGCCGCGTTCGAGGCACGCTTCGGCGAGCGCGACAACCAGCACCTGCTGCAGCTGCTGGAACGGCTTGAGCAGCGCCTGGCCGGCGTGGCCGACGCATGA
- a CDS encoding TonB-dependent receptor, whose protein sequence is MPAPRALLKQHTLTLALAALLPSIALADDGHRDRHLTELSSVKVTASPLQGNAESLARPVEVLTGERLDEQKAGTLGDTVAKLPGVQTTYFGPGVGRPIIRGQEGPRVQVLSNGVGNMDASTVSADHATSIEPFLADQIEVLKGPATLLFGSGAIGGAVNVVDGRIASELPDRPLSGRAEVRGNTVNKERSGMFRLDGVNGDWVIHVDGLVRNGDDYRIPGYAVIDALEDHHDHDHAEADADEPRRGRLDNSSIRTRAGAVGATWLGEGGYFGLSASTYRTNYGIPNGAHVHADGDHDHDHDHDHGDEEEGGDEHDVRIDLVQNRFDFKGGIYNPVSFLKNINLRAAFTDYEHTELEAGVPSTRFTNQGIEGRLEAVQNEIAGWNGAFGLQFGNSRFGARGEEAFVPNTGTDTLGLFVLQEKQFGPFKLELGGRHDQVKLDPSGDYRRRKFDATNLSAAGIWKLNDAVDLRFGLDSSERAPTNEELYAAGAHIATRSLEIGDANLKTERGQRVELGIHTHSERVDLSASVYQTSFKNFIYLADTGITEGLPVRTWTQQDAIFRGAEAEALVHLFEGNTGDWDLRLFGDYVKAKLDGSGSRELAIAVPHGDHSHNYTVELANTGYLPRIAPARVGADLRWSKDGWRASVGAVRYSRQKDVAQNEEPSNGYTLVDAHFAYRWDRSASNSYEVFLDGTNLTNREVRPHTSLLRDYAPLPGRGVAFGIRAYF, encoded by the coding sequence ATGCCCGCACCGCGCGCGCTGCTGAAGCAGCACACCCTCACCCTGGCACTGGCTGCCCTGCTTCCGTCCATTGCCCTGGCCGATGACGGCCACCGCGACCGCCACCTGACCGAACTGTCCAGCGTGAAGGTCACCGCCTCGCCGCTGCAGGGCAATGCCGAATCGCTGGCCCGCCCGGTCGAGGTGCTCACCGGCGAACGCCTGGACGAACAGAAGGCCGGCACCCTGGGTGACACCGTGGCCAAGCTGCCGGGCGTGCAGACCACCTATTTCGGCCCGGGCGTGGGCCGCCCGATCATCCGCGGCCAGGAAGGCCCGCGTGTGCAGGTGCTGTCCAATGGCGTCGGCAACATGGACGCCTCCACGGTCAGCGCCGACCACGCCACCAGCATCGAGCCGTTCCTGGCCGACCAGATCGAAGTGCTCAAGGGCCCGGCCACCCTGTTGTTCGGCAGCGGCGCGATCGGCGGTGCAGTGAACGTGGTCGATGGCCGCATCGCCAGCGAACTGCCGGACCGCCCGCTCAGCGGCCGCGCCGAAGTGCGGGGCAACACGGTCAACAAGGAGCGCAGCGGCATGTTCCGCCTGGACGGCGTGAACGGTGACTGGGTGATCCATGTCGACGGCCTGGTGCGCAACGGTGACGACTACCGGATTCCCGGCTACGCGGTGATCGATGCGCTGGAAGACCACCACGATCATGACCACGCCGAGGCGGATGCGGATGAGCCGCGCCGTGGCCGCCTGGACAACAGTTCCATCCGCACCCGCGCCGGCGCGGTCGGTGCGACCTGGCTGGGTGAAGGTGGCTACTTCGGCCTGTCCGCCAGCACCTACCGCACCAACTACGGCATCCCCAACGGCGCGCACGTGCACGCCGACGGTGACCACGACCATGATCACGACCATGACCATGGGGACGAGGAAGAAGGCGGCGACGAGCACGACGTGCGCATCGACCTGGTGCAGAACCGCTTCGACTTCAAGGGCGGCATCTACAACCCGGTGTCGTTCCTGAAGAACATCAACCTGCGCGCGGCCTTCACCGATTACGAGCACACCGAACTGGAAGCCGGCGTGCCGTCCACGCGCTTCACCAACCAGGGCATCGAAGGTCGCCTGGAAGCGGTGCAGAACGAAATCGCCGGCTGGAACGGTGCCTTCGGCCTGCAGTTCGGCAACAGCCGTTTCGGCGCACGGGGCGAAGAAGCCTTCGTGCCCAACACCGGCACCGACACGCTGGGCCTGTTCGTACTGCAGGAAAAGCAGTTCGGCCCGTTCAAGCTGGAACTGGGTGGCCGCCACGACCAGGTCAAGCTGGACCCGAGCGGTGACTACCGCCGCCGGAAGTTCGACGCCACCAACCTGTCCGCCGCCGGCATCTGGAAGCTCAACGATGCGGTGGACCTGCGCTTCGGTCTGGACAGTTCCGAGCGTGCGCCGACCAACGAAGAGCTGTACGCCGCCGGTGCGCACATCGCCACCCGTTCGCTGGAAATCGGCGATGCCAACCTGAAGACCGAACGCGGCCAGCGCGTCGAACTGGGCATCCACACCCACAGCGAGCGCGTGGACCTGTCCGCCTCGGTCTACCAGACCTCGTTCAAGAACTTCATCTACCTGGCCGACACCGGCATCACCGAAGGCCTGCCGGTGCGCACCTGGACGCAGCAGGACGCGATCTTCCGCGGCGCCGAGGCCGAGGCCCTGGTGCACCTGTTCGAAGGCAACACCGGTGACTGGGACCTGCGCCTGTTCGGCGACTACGTGAAGGCCAAGCTCGATGGCAGCGGCAGCCGTGAACTGGCCATCGCCGTGCCGCACGGTGACCACAGCCACAACTACACCGTGGAACTGGCCAACACCGGCTACCTGCCGCGCATCGCCCCGGCCCGCGTCGGCGCCGACCTGCGCTGGTCCAAGGATGGCTGGCGCGCCTCGGTGGGCGCAGTGCGCTACAGCCGGCAGAAGGACGTGGCGCAGAACGAGGAGCCCAGCAATGGCTACACCCTGGTTGATGCCCACTTCGCCTACCGCTGGGACCGCAGCGCCAGCAACAGCTACGAAGTCTTCCTGGATGGCACCAACCTGACCAACCGCGAAGTGCGCCCGCACACCTCGCTGCTGCGCGATTACGCGCCGCTGCCGGGCCGTGGCGTGGCGTTCGGCATCCGCGCCTACTTCTGA
- a CDS encoding MerC domain-containing protein yields the protein MALPHRLRHLLDRFGATGSLMCAVHCAVIPVLLAAAPSLGLSFWLSDGVERALVTFVTLLGLFSLVWGYRRHGALRALGFLLPGLVALWAGVLYDPLHHNPVPHAVVMTIGGLLVGIAHLVNLRLNHSHVHDASCAH from the coding sequence ATGGCTCTCCCTCACCGCCTCCGCCACCTGCTTGATCGCTTCGGTGCCACCGGTTCCCTGATGTGTGCCGTGCACTGTGCGGTCATCCCGGTCCTGCTGGCTGCCGCCCCCTCGCTGGGGCTGTCGTTCTGGCTCAGCGATGGCGTGGAACGGGCCCTGGTGACGTTCGTGACCCTGCTGGGCCTGTTCAGTCTGGTCTGGGGCTACCGCCGGCATGGCGCGCTGCGCGCGCTGGGGTTCCTGCTGCCGGGCCTGGTGGCGCTGTGGGCCGGCGTGCTGTACGACCCGCTGCACCACAACCCGGTGCCGCACGCGGTGGTGATGACCATTGGCGGCCTGTTGGTCGGTATCGCCCACCTGGTCAACCTGCGCCTCAACCACAGCCACGTCCACGACGCCAGCTGCGCGCACTGA
- a CDS encoding 30S ribosomal protein THX produces the protein MGKGDRKTAKGKRYNASYGNARSHTASKVAVGAAAPVAKKTVAKAPAKKAVAKKTVAKAG, from the coding sequence ATGGGTAAGGGTGACCGCAAGACCGCCAAGGGCAAGCGCTACAACGCCAGCTACGGCAACGCCCGTTCGCACACCGCGAGCAAGGTGGCCGTAGGCGCTGCTGCTCCGGTTGCCAAGAAGACCGTGGCCAAGGCTCCGGCGAAGAAGGCCGTTGCCAAGAAGACCGTGGCCAAGGCCGGCTGA
- a CDS encoding ectonucleotide pyrophosphatase/phosphodiesterase: protein MTSVRLICTLAALMPLAACTTTAPSTAGRASPSPAAVAGTPPKLLLVSIDGLRADMLDRGITPNLQRIIDGGVRARWMTPSYPSLTFPNHYTIVTGLRPDHHGIVNNSMEDAALGRFMLSDREAVVTSGWWGGEPIWVSAEKAGVRSATTSWPGSEAEIQGVRPSQWRVYDGKEPLQQRARTVLDWLAQTGPDAPRLTTLYMENVDKAGHNHGPDSRQYAEAIRQADAVIGQVLDGLEQRGLAANTNIIVVSDHGMAAVAEGNVVPVESMVDPALARHVSVGQSVGFEPLPGQREPAERALLGRHDHYECWTKQTLPPQWQYGTHPRVPAIICQMDEGWDALTAEKIRHRDHADRGSHGYDNALPSMRAVFVARGPSFRQGLVIDGFDNVDVYPLMTRLLQVPAAPNDGNPDTLRPALR from the coding sequence ATGACTTCCGTACGCCTGATCTGCACGCTGGCGGCACTGATGCCGCTGGCCGCCTGCACCACCACTGCCCCGTCCACCGCCGGGCGGGCATCGCCCTCGCCGGCGGCCGTCGCCGGAACACCGCCGAAACTGCTGCTGGTCTCCATCGATGGCCTGCGCGCGGACATGCTCGACCGCGGCATCACCCCCAACCTGCAGCGCATCATCGATGGCGGCGTGCGCGCGCGCTGGATGACCCCGTCCTATCCATCGCTCACCTTCCCCAACCACTACACCATCGTTACCGGCCTGCGCCCGGACCACCACGGCATCGTCAACAACAGCATGGAGGATGCGGCGCTGGGCCGCTTCATGCTGTCCGACCGCGAGGCGGTGGTCACCTCTGGCTGGTGGGGCGGCGAACCGATCTGGGTCAGCGCCGAAAAGGCCGGCGTGCGCTCGGCCACGACTTCCTGGCCCGGCAGCGAAGCGGAAATCCAGGGGGTGCGCCCCAGCCAGTGGCGGGTGTACGACGGCAAGGAACCACTGCAGCAGCGTGCGCGCACCGTGCTGGACTGGCTGGCGCAGACCGGCCCCGATGCCCCCCGCCTGACCACCCTGTACATGGAAAACGTGGACAAGGCCGGGCACAACCATGGTCCCGATTCACGCCAGTACGCCGAAGCGATCAGGCAGGCCGATGCGGTGATCGGCCAGGTGCTTGATGGGCTGGAACAGCGCGGACTGGCCGCCAACACCAACATCATCGTGGTGTCCGACCATGGCATGGCCGCGGTGGCCGAAGGCAACGTGGTGCCCGTGGAATCGATGGTCGACCCGGCCCTGGCCCGGCATGTCAGCGTCGGCCAGTCGGTGGGCTTCGAGCCGCTGCCCGGCCAGCGCGAACCGGCCGAGCGCGCACTGCTGGGCCGCCACGACCACTATGAATGCTGGACGAAACAGACCCTGCCGCCGCAATGGCAGTACGGTACCCACCCGCGCGTACCGGCGATCATCTGCCAGATGGATGAGGGCTGGGATGCGCTGACCGCCGAGAAGATCAGGCACCGCGACCATGCCGACCGCGGCTCGCATGGCTACGACAACGCCCTGCCCAGCATGCGCGCGGTGTTCGTGGCACGCGGCCCGTCCTTCCGCCAGGGCCTGGTGATCGACGGCTTCGACAACGTCGATGTGTACCCGCTGATGACACGCCTGCTGCAGGTACCGGCCGCCCCCAACGATGGCAATCCGGACACGCTGCGGCCTGCATTGCGCTGA
- a CDS encoding methylated-DNA--[protein]-cysteine S-methyltransferase — translation MTLLFDRFDSPIGELTLAGDEHGLAHVLFPENRHPARGRSDWRYAPGALPQAREQLLQYLHGERDRFDLALAPRGTPFQLRVWTALALIPFGHTWSYLQLAQHLGQPSATRAVGAANGRNPLPIILPCHRVIGSNGALTGFGGGLETKAALLRLEQRQVPLFA, via the coding sequence ATGACCCTGTTGTTTGATCGCTTCGACAGCCCCATCGGTGAGCTGACCCTTGCCGGTGACGAGCACGGCCTGGCCCATGTGCTGTTCCCGGAAAACCGCCATCCGGCGCGCGGCCGCAGCGATTGGCGCTACGCCCCCGGTGCGCTGCCGCAGGCACGCGAGCAGCTGCTGCAGTACCTGCACGGTGAGCGCGACCGGTTCGACCTGGCGCTTGCACCGCGCGGCACGCCGTTCCAGCTGCGTGTGTGGACTGCACTGGCGCTGATTCCCTTCGGCCATACGTGGAGCTACCTGCAGCTGGCGCAGCACCTGGGGCAGCCCAGCGCCACCCGCGCGGTGGGCGCCGCCAACGGGCGCAACCCGCTGCCGATCATCCTGCCCTGCCATCGCGTGATCGGCAGCAACGGCGCGCTGACCGGATTCGGTGGTGGGCTGGAGACCAAGGCAGCCCTGCTGCGGCTGGAGCAGCGACAGGTGCCGCTGTTCGCCTGA